A portion of the Edaphobacter lichenicola genome contains these proteins:
- a CDS encoding SpoIIE family protein phosphatase yields MPLPTKPPSTPPTGPETPTPEHHFEGDYRPTAPQLFHPHAADPKIRVEPLQVGFLHNLADALNTTLDLNTLMHRVADLVRAVIDYKIFAILLVNERAGDLRMRFQIGHTTEVERMRIKLGRGVSGSAALQRKSLLVDDVTQHENYIDANPNVRSELAVPLVVKNKVIGVLDLQSETPAYFTHENQRLLELVASRMAVAVENARLYTRVSRQAQTLSVLNDISREITSILDPDDLLERIGQLLKRVIDFHMFTILLWNDSTQLFEHRFSSRFGERVTRERTIALGEGLIGTAAQLREPVLAPDVRKDSRYVEANPEVRSELAIPLVYKGEVIGVLDLEHTRVNYYNEDHQRTLSTLASQVAISIANAKLYQRIHEEEQRMERDLDMARQVQLRLMPSRPPTLERAEIAAQFVAARSIGGDVYDYLDYGNGRIALAVGDVSGKAAPAALYAALVSGILRSLAPQHLSPAAMLAALNDQLQERKLDSQYVTMLLAVWDDSNQTLQIANAGSVQPLFVATSSDPSKPPSVRTIKAEGFPLGLFPNAEYEEFTLSTRPGDLIVFFSDGIVDAVNATGDMFGDERLTHLLESQNHPTAKSTVDSILQAVTDFQSGTDHFDDETIVVLRAL; encoded by the coding sequence ATGCCTCTCCCAACCAAACCGCCCAGCACTCCACCAACCGGCCCCGAAACGCCAACGCCCGAACATCACTTCGAAGGCGACTACCGCCCCACCGCACCCCAACTCTTCCACCCACACGCAGCCGACCCCAAAATTCGTGTAGAACCCCTCCAGGTCGGCTTCCTCCACAACCTCGCCGATGCCCTCAACACCACCCTCGATCTCAACACCCTCATGCACCGGGTTGCGGATCTCGTCCGAGCCGTGATCGACTACAAGATCTTTGCCATCCTCCTCGTCAACGAGCGCGCCGGCGACCTCCGCATGCGCTTCCAGATCGGCCACACCACCGAGGTGGAGCGCATGCGGATCAAGCTCGGCCGCGGCGTCTCTGGCTCGGCAGCGCTCCAACGCAAGTCGCTCCTCGTCGACGATGTCACGCAACACGAAAACTACATCGACGCGAACCCGAATGTCCGCTCCGAGCTCGCAGTCCCTCTCGTCGTCAAGAACAAGGTCATCGGCGTCCTCGACCTGCAATCTGAAACTCCTGCGTACTTCACCCACGAGAACCAGCGTCTCCTCGAACTCGTCGCCTCCCGCATGGCTGTCGCCGTCGAAAACGCTCGGCTCTACACACGCGTCTCACGTCAGGCCCAGACACTTAGCGTCCTCAACGACATCTCGCGAGAGATTACCAGCATCCTCGATCCCGATGACCTACTCGAACGCATCGGCCAGCTTCTCAAGCGCGTCATCGACTTCCACATGTTCACCATCCTCCTGTGGAACGACAGCACCCAACTCTTCGAGCACCGCTTCTCCTCCCGCTTCGGCGAGCGCGTCACTCGCGAACGCACCATCGCTCTCGGCGAAGGCCTTATCGGCACTGCGGCCCAACTCCGAGAACCCGTCCTCGCCCCCGACGTACGCAAAGACTCCCGCTACGTCGAAGCCAACCCCGAAGTCCGCTCGGAGCTCGCCATCCCGCTCGTCTACAAAGGCGAAGTCATCGGCGTCCTCGACCTCGAACACACTCGCGTCAACTACTACAACGAGGACCATCAGCGCACACTCTCCACCCTCGCCTCACAAGTCGCCATCAGCATCGCCAACGCCAAGCTTTACCAGCGTATCCACGAGGAAGAGCAGCGCATGGAGCGTGACCTCGACATGGCCCGCCAGGTCCAGCTTCGCCTCATGCCCTCCCGCCCGCCAACGCTCGAGCGAGCCGAGATTGCAGCCCAGTTCGTCGCTGCCCGCTCCATCGGAGGCGACGTATACGACTATCTCGACTACGGCAATGGCCGCATCGCCCTTGCTGTAGGAGACGTCAGCGGAAAAGCCGCGCCGGCAGCGCTCTACGCCGCCCTCGTTAGCGGAATCCTCCGCTCTCTCGCCCCGCAGCATCTTTCACCCGCCGCCATGCTCGCCGCGCTCAACGACCAACTCCAGGAGCGCAAACTCGACTCGCAGTACGTGACCATGCTTCTCGCCGTCTGGGACGACAGCAACCAGACCCTTCAGATCGCAAATGCAGGCTCCGTTCAGCCTCTCTTCGTCGCCACCAGCAGCGATCCATCCAAGCCACCGAGCGTCCGCACCATCAAGGCCGAAGGTTTCCCTCTGGGTCTCTTCCCCAACGCCGAGTACGAAGAGTTCACTCTCTCCACGCGCCCCGGGGACCTCATCGTCTTCTTCTCAGACGGCATCGTCGACGCCGTCAACGCCACCGGCGATATGTTCGGAGATGAACGTCTCACCCATCTCCTCGAATCTCAAAATCACCCCACTGCAAAATCGACGGTAGACTCCATCC